From Methanosarcinales archaeon, a single genomic window includes:
- a CDS encoding riboflavin synthase, protein MVTVGIADTTFARYDMGAAAIDELRNNASVKIKRYTVPGIKDLPVACKKLIEEKGCDIVMALGMPGSDPKDKICAHEASQGIIQAQLMTNVHVIEVFVHEDEIPDDKTLAWLMERRAREHALNVVKLTSRPQDLEKEAGTGQRQGYEDAGPAHQ, encoded by the coding sequence ATGGTCACGGTAGGCATTGCTGATACCACTTTTGCCAGATATGATATGGGTGCAGCCGCTATTGATGAATTACGGAACAATGCGTCTGTAAAAATTAAGCGGTATACTGTGCCCGGTATCAAGGACCTGCCGGTTGCCTGTAAAAAACTGATCGAAGAGAAGGGTTGCGATATTGTGATGGCGCTGGGCATGCCCGGATCTGATCCCAAGGATAAGATATGCGCCCATGAGGCGTCCCAGGGAATAATCCAGGCCCAGTTGATGACCAATGTCCATGTGATAGAGGTGTTCGTGCATGAAGATGAGATACCTGATGATAAGACCCTTGCCTGGCTTATGGAACGACGTGCCAGAGAACATGCACTGAATGTGGTCAAGTTGACATCCCGCCCTCAGGATCTTGAAAAAGAAGCTGGTACAGGTCAGCGCCAGGGATACGAAGATGCAGGACCGGCCCACCAGTGA
- a CDS encoding pyridoxal phosphate-dependent aminotransferase, with amino-acid sequence MVSKRLQSIEESATLRMTNLANELKREGHDVISFSLGEPDFDTPKHISDAAVESLRRGDTHYSPAPGIPELRSAIAEKLQNENNLNVEPGHVIVTPGAKQAVFEAILAVLDEGDEAILFDPAWVTYDPCVTIAGGTTVWAPLDPENDFNPTDIAKYITPKTKLIVVNSPSNPTGGIFSRDVLTEIADLAIDHDIMVISDEIYEKIIYDKEHFSIGSLPGMDERTITINGFSKAYAMTGWRLGYLATSNEVFKSMSKLHSHSVSSATTFVQWAGVEALKGPQDFIPEMVTEFKARRDLLVDGLNNMGIKCNYPSGAFYAFADVSEYGNGDEVCEKLLTEANVAATPGSAFGPNSMDFVRFSYATSRERIQTALERIEKALL; translated from the coding sequence ATGGTATCAAAACGTCTTCAAAGTATAGAGGAATCGGCCACTCTTAGAATGACTAACCTGGCCAACGAGCTTAAGCGCGAAGGTCATGATGTTATCAGTTTCAGTTTAGGCGAACCTGATTTTGACACCCCGAAACATATCAGCGATGCAGCTGTTGAATCATTGAGGCGGGGCGATACGCATTATTCCCCGGCACCCGGTATCCCTGAGCTGCGATCGGCTATTGCAGAGAAACTCCAGAACGAGAACAACCTGAATGTGGAACCTGGCCATGTGATCGTAACACCCGGGGCCAAACAGGCAGTGTTCGAGGCCATACTGGCAGTGCTGGATGAGGGGGACGAAGCAATACTGTTCGACCCGGCCTGGGTCACATATGATCCCTGTGTCACAATCGCGGGGGGCACAACGGTATGGGCACCCCTGGACCCTGAGAATGATTTCAATCCAACTGATATTGCTAAATATATCACTCCAAAGACCAAGCTTATTGTAGTCAACAGCCCCAGCAATCCCACTGGTGGTATCTTTTCCAGGGATGTGCTAACAGAGATCGCTGATCTGGCCATTGACCACGATATCATGGTGATCTCGGATGAGATCTATGAGAAGATCATCTATGACAAGGAGCACTTCAGTATCGGAAGTCTTCCCGGCATGGATGAGCGTACCATTACCATCAACGGTTTTTCAAAGGCATATGCCATGACAGGCTGGCGGCTGGGCTACCTGGCCACCTCAAATGAGGTATTCAAGTCCATGTCCAAGCTCCACAGCCACAGCGTGAGCAGTGCTACTACGTTTGTACAGTGGGCCGGTGTGGAAGCGCTGAAAGGTCCCCAGGATTTCATTCCTGAGATGGTGACAGAGTTCAAGGCACGACGGGACCTGCTTGTGGACGGCCTGAACAATATGGGTATTAAATGCAACTATCCCAGCGGTGCATTCTATGCCTTTGCTGATGTGAGCGAATACGGCAACGGAGATGAGGTGTGCGAGAAGCTGCTGACAGAGGCAAATGTAGCTGCCACACCAGGCAGTGCGTTCGGACCCAACAGCATGGACTTTGTCAGATTTTCCTATGCAACCAGCCGGGAGCGGATACAGACAGCGCTCGAGCGGATTGAGAAAGCGTTGTTATAA
- a CDS encoding 6,7-dimethyl-8-ribityllumazine synthase encodes MSNIKLGFVVAEFNRDLTYPMEMLGREHADFLGATVEKTIMVPGVYDMPLAIKKLVTDPGIDAVVTIGCVIEGQTKHDEIVVQHATRKITDLALEYDKPVTLGISGPGMSRLDAHKRVDYAKRAVEAAVKMVQRLK; translated from the coding sequence ATGAGTAATATTAAACTGGGATTTGTTGTAGCAGAATTTAACAGGGACCTGACATACCCAATGGAGATGCTGGGCAGGGAACATGCCGATTTTTTAGGTGCTACGGTTGAAAAAACAATAATGGTCCCGGGTGTCTATGATATGCCTCTGGCCATTAAAAAACTTGTGACTGATCCAGGGATCGATGCTGTGGTTACCATAGGCTGCGTTATTGAAGGGCAGACAAAACATGATGAGATCGTGGTGCAGCACGCTACCCGTAAGATCACAGACCTGGCACTGGAATATGATAAACCTGTAACCCTGGGAATTTCCGGTCCTGGCATGAGCAGGCTGGATGCGCACAAACGGGTGGACTATGCTAAACGGGCCGTAGAGGCTGCCGTGAAGATGGTGCAAAGATTAAAATAA
- the fae gene encoding formaldehyde-activating enzyme: MIGEALVGDGPEIAHIDLVIGPKGGAVETAFMNSLAMPQQGHTPLLAVLEPNLQPKPATLIVNKVTIKNADQAILMFGPAQAAVAKAVMDSVEDGIIEKKDAEDLLIIVSVFIEWDATDKDKVYEYNYEATKLAIQRAMKGEPSVEEALAGKDAAKHPFA, from the coding sequence ATGATTGGTGAAGCTCTCGTAGGAGATGGGCCTGAAATCGCCCATATTGATCTTGTAATAGGTCCCAAGGGTGGGGCTGTTGAAACGGCTTTTATGAATTCCCTGGCAATGCCGCAGCAAGGACATACCCCGCTTTTAGCTGTGCTGGAACCAAATCTTCAGCCCAAACCTGCCACCTTGATCGTCAATAAAGTGACTATCAAGAATGCTGACCAGGCAATCCTCATGTTCGGTCCTGCCCAGGCAGCTGTCGCTAAGGCTGTTATGGATTCGGTGGAAGACGGTATTATTGAAAAGAAAGATGCTGAGGATTTACTGATCATCGTGTCAGTGTTTATCGAATGGGATGCAACGGATAAGGACAAAGTGTACGAGTACAACTACGAGGCTACAAAATTGGCGATTCAACGAGCCATGAAAGGAGAGCCCAGCGTGGAAGAAGCTCTTGCAGGAAAGGATGCGGCAAAACATCCCTTTGCATGA
- a CDS encoding PIN domain-containing protein — protein sequence MRIFLDTSGLIALSDRKDKNHGTARAYLEAQVHRGARFVLGRNVLVEYIDGIAKRIAKEKAIEELDNILNSKLLVIESVSSTDWIKALEYFNKYDDQQIDLTDCLSFAIMERLNLDTALTFDNDFRIHGFNVLKE from the coding sequence ATGCGCATATTCCTGGATACCAGTGGTCTGATCGCTTTAAGTGACAGAAAGGATAAGAACCACGGTACTGCCAGGGCATATCTGGAAGCGCAGGTTCACCGGGGAGCCCGCTTCGTACTGGGTCGCAATGTCCTGGTGGAATATATCGATGGGATCGCCAAAAGGATCGCGAAAGAAAAAGCCATTGAAGAGCTTGATAACATCCTGAACAGTAAATTGCTTGTAATCGAATCTGTTTCTTCAACAGACTGGATAAAGGCACTTGAGTATTTCAATAAATATGATGATCAGCAGATAGATCTGACCGATTGTTTAAGTTTTGCCATAATGGAGAGGCTTAATCTGGATACCGCCCTGACTTTTGATAATGATTTCAGGATTCATGGATTTAATGTTCTTAAGGAATAG
- a CDS encoding alanine--glyoxylate aminotransferase family protein — MKLENNLMMIPGPVPIVPRIQRAMGKPMFGHRGEEFGNIYDKSREILSDLFQTSDDIFIISGSGTASMEAAIGNVIGKNDTIVTIENGKFGERLCDIGERYGKAVKLQYEWGTPIDLEAVEAALENGVKAVAMVHNETSAGIKNPAEEVGKLAKKHGALFIMDAITTVGGDTVLVDNWGVDIAFMGSQKCIAAPPGLSAITVSDAAWEAMVDKPPYYLDLKAYRKSGANTPTQTPYTPAVPLFSAMLEALLIVQEEGMEKRKHRHAQGAAAVRAAADALGIELFPKIDKYHSYSNTVTAMNISGGITDKELRGEMLDMGIQISGGQSHLKGKIFRIGSMGNFTPIDMITTITALELVLKNHGIIDNVGNGVEAAKIELDKINQAW, encoded by the coding sequence ATGAAACTTGAAAATAATTTGATGATGATACCAGGTCCCGTCCCTATAGTCCCCAGGATCCAAAGAGCCATGGGTAAACCTATGTTCGGGCATAGAGGAGAAGAATTCGGGAATATCTATGACAAGAGCAGGGAAATTCTAAGTGATCTGTTCCAGACCTCTGATGATATATTTATTATATCGGGATCTGGAACCGCAAGCATGGAAGCTGCTATCGGTAATGTGATCGGGAAGAATGATACAATCGTTACGATCGAGAACGGCAAATTCGGAGAAAGGTTGTGTGATATTGGGGAGCGTTACGGCAAAGCAGTAAAATTGCAATATGAATGGGGTACACCAATAGACCTGGAAGCTGTTGAAGCCGCCCTTGAAAATGGGGTAAAAGCTGTTGCAATGGTACATAATGAGACAAGTGCAGGCATCAAAAATCCTGCTGAAGAAGTGGGGAAACTGGCAAAGAAACATGGTGCTTTGTTCATTATGGACGCCATTACCACTGTAGGCGGTGACACAGTACTCGTCGATAATTGGGGTGTGGATATTGCATTTATGGGGAGCCAGAAGTGTATAGCTGCACCACCTGGTCTATCTGCAATTACAGTAAGCGATGCTGCATGGGAAGCAATGGTCGATAAACCGCCCTATTATCTTGATTTAAAAGCGTACCGTAAATCGGGAGCCAATACACCCACCCAGACACCTTATACACCGGCAGTCCCGCTGTTCTCTGCCATGCTGGAAGCTTTGCTCATTGTACAAGAAGAAGGAATGGAGAAAAGGAAACACAGGCATGCCCAGGGTGCGGCTGCTGTTCGTGCAGCTGCTGATGCGCTAGGAATAGAACTGTTCCCGAAGATCGATAAATATCACAGTTATTCCAATACGGTCACTGCTATGAATATTTCGGGTGGCATTACAGATAAGGAGTTACGCGGTGAGATGCTGGATATGGGTATTCAGATATCTGGCGGCCAGTCCCATTTGAAAGGCAAGATATTCAGGATTGGCAGTATGGGTAATTTCACACCGATCGATATGATCACCACAATCACTGCACTGGAACTGGTGCTTAAAAACCATGGTATAATAGACAACGTGGGTAATGGAGTGGAAGCCGCCAAAATTGAACTGGATAAGATTAATCAAGCCTGGTAA